The Kitasatospora sp. MAP12-44 region GGCGCTCCGGCGATGCGGTACTGAGCATGGTCTGCTCGCCGTTTTCACGCTGCACCGCTGAGGGTCATCGGCTGGCGCGCGGGGCGCAGCGGGACCGTTCCGGCACGCTCAGCCTGGGCAGCACGCTCGGCCTTGTCGGCGATGGCGCGGCGTTCGGCGATGGCCTGGCTGCTGGTGGCGGCCGCCGTGCGGGCGGCGCGTTCCTCCTGCTCGGCCTGGACGGCGACGGCGTCGGTGAATGCGCTCTCCGGCTCGCGTCGGCTGAGCAGTGCCTGTTCCTGGCGTGCGATGGCGGCTGTGACGGCCGGGTTGGTGATGGCGGCGGTGCGCTGGGCGGCCTGGTGGGCGGCCAGAGCCCGGCGGTAGCCGTCGCAGGCGTCCTCGCGGGTGCGGGCCGGGACGTCGGGCTGCTCGACGGCAGCGCGGTGTTCGGACTGCTGGTCGGGGCCGGTCGCGGAGACGGCGCGGGGCGGCAGGACGCGCAGCTCGCGCACCACGACCCGGCCCATCGCGCCGTTGATCCGGGCGACGAGCTGGCGGCCGAGCAGGCGCAGCTGGGTGGCGTAGGCCGGGGAGGAGGGTTGGAGGTGGAGGCGACCGGTGTGCGGGTCGTAGTGGGTCGGCGTGACCTTGCCGATGAGTTCGGGGGCGATGGCGGTCCACTGGTCGAGGATGCTGCCGCCGGCGGCGGGTTCCTCCCAGGCCCGCTCGGCGACCAGCCCGGCCAGGGCGTCGCTGAACGAGATCGGTTCGCGGCCGCTGGCTCGTACGGTGCGGCGGCGGGTGGGTCGGGTGGTGGAGCTGCGGCCGCCGGGGGCGTCGGCGCCCCGGGCGCGGGCGGCATCTTGGGCGGCTTTGAGGGCGACGCGGGCGATGTCGACGCCGGTGGACGTCTCGGTCACGCGGACCTCCAGGTCTGGTGGATGACCATGCGGCCGGTGTGCCGCAGGCGCAGGACCTGGTCGACCAGGCCGTGGGTGTAGAGCTGGCGGGCGTAGGGCTCACCGCAGTCCCGGATGGCCATCAGGACCATCTCCGGGTCTTTCTGGCCGAGGGCGCGCAGCTCGATGACGTCCTCGCGGGTGAGCTGGTGAAGGTCGGTCAGGCCGTCCTCGTCCTGGGCGAAGAACTCCAGCGCCTGGGCGCCCTGGCCGCCGGCCTGCTGTACCTGGGCGAAGGCGTCGTCGACCAGACGGGCGGCGGCGCGGGTGGCTGGGTCCTGCCAGTCGGTGAAGGTCCACTCCGCCGAGGTGCGGTCGTGGCGGGCCTGCTCGGCGGAGCGGGACTCGCGCCAGTGCTCGACCTGTCGGGCCCGCTCCTTCGGGGTGCGCCAGCCGGGCATCTGGGTCATGCCGTGCAGGCGGAAGGCGAGCAGGCCGGAGGGCCGGTAGCTACCGCGCTGCGGCTCCTCCAGCGTGGACAGCCAGGAGACGACCTCCTCTGCCGTCCAGCCCGCGTCCGACACCTCCCGCACCACCCAGGCGATCCGCGGAACCAGGGCGCGGCGCAGCCACGGCACCTGGCGCACCAGCTTGGCGGCCAGCTGGTAACGCTGCCCGACCTGGTTGAGCTTGCGGGCGCCGGGGCCCGACTTCGTGGACTTCTTCGCGGTGGTGGACTTCGGCTTCCCGCTTGCGACGTCTGTCTCAGAGGGAAGGTGAGTACAACCGTCAGCAGGAGAAGTACAGCAACCACCCTCCATTGGGGTGCAACGGCTGTCGGCTGCTGAGGTGCCGTCAGCGGCCTGTGACACCTGGGACAAGGCACCGGCCGGAGCGGCCTGAACGGTGGTCACCGGGGCCTTCGCGGACGTCTTTCCCCTGGGTGCCCGGACCTTGCGCGAGGCCCGCTTGCCGAGCAGCGCCATCACCGCCCGGCCGGCCTCTGCGATCCCGATCACCCGCCGGCCGGTGTTCTCCCCGACGGTCCGGATGCCCAGCGCGACGTCGAACGCCTCCGGGATCACCCGCGCGAACTCCGACGCCTTCGCCTTCTCGCCGCGCACCCGCGTGCCCTTGGCGATGTAGACCAGCAGGCCGGCCTCACGCAGCATCCGTAGGTGGTTCTGCACCGTCCGCTCGGTCAGCTTGAGCTTCCGCATCAGGTAGCCCACCCCCGGGCGGCACGGCGACAGCGCGGCCAGCTCCTGGGCGACGCGGACCGTGGTGCGACCCGTCTCCCGGGGACCGTGCGACCAGGCCGGGACATAGCAGCCCGACGCGACCACCCAGTGCACCGCCTGCATCCAGCCGTACGGGTCCGAGACGATCCGGCCGCGAGTGGTGGTCACCCACTGGTCCGCCGCCGACACCAGCAGCCGCGGTAGCACCGGGACGCACGGCACGAACCGCCGCGCGGACTTCGACACCTCCACCGGGACCGGCTCGGCGACGCCGTCGGTCGACTCCTGCCGCTGGCCGGGAACCGGCGTCGCGGCCGGAACGACATGGTTCGGACCCGATCGTGTGACACTCGAAGGGTCACCCGAATGAGTGATGTGCGT contains the following coding sequences:
- a CDS encoding DUF721 domain-containing protein, encoding MTETSTGVDIARVALKAAQDAARARGADAPGGRSSTTRPTRRRTVRASGREPISFSDALAGLVAERAWEEPAAGGSILDQWTAIAPELIGKVTPTHYDPHTGRLHLQPSSPAYATQLRLLGRQLVARINGAMGRVVVRELRVLPPRAVSATGPDQQSEHRAAVEQPDVPARTREDACDGYRRALAAHQAAQRTAAITNPAVTAAIARQEQALLSRREPESAFTDAVAVQAEQEERAARTAAATSSQAIAERRAIADKAERAAQAERAGTVPLRPARQPMTLSGAA
- a CDS encoding helix-turn-helix domain-containing protein, with protein sequence MTTTRGRIVSDPYGWMQAVHWVVASGCYVPAWSHGPRETGRTTVRVAQELAALSPCRPGVGYLMRKLKLTERTVQNHLRMLREAGLLVYIAKGTRVRGEKAKASEFARVIPEAFDVALGIRTVGENTGRRVIGIAEAGRAVMALLGKRASRKVRAPRGKTSAKAPVTTVQAAPAGALSQVSQAADGTSAADSRCTPMEGGCCTSPADGCTHLPSETDVASGKPKSTTAKKSTKSGPGARKLNQVGQRYQLAAKLVRQVPWLRRALVPRIAWVVREVSDAGWTAEEVVSWLSTLEEPQRGSYRPSGLLAFRLHGMTQMPGWRTPKERARQVEHWRESRSAEQARHDRTSAEWTFTDWQDPATRAAARLVDDAFAQVQQAGGQGAQALEFFAQDEDGLTDLHQLTREDVIELRALGQKDPEMVLMAIRDCGEPYARQLYTHGLVDQVLRLRHTGRMVIHQTWRSA